A genomic region of Paroedura picta isolate Pp20150507F chromosome 4, Ppicta_v3.0, whole genome shotgun sequence contains the following coding sequences:
- the ADIPOR1 gene encoding adiponectin receptor protein 1 isoform X2, which produces MSRTVFILAKVQVWCLCLDQMSSRKGSVTSQGNGPSNNGRDREDVELAELGPLLEEKGDQVATNSCNAQDQPCPATQEEEEEEVRVLTLPLQAHHAMEKMEEFVYKVWEGRWRVIPYDVLPDWLKDNDYLLHGHRPPMPSFRACFKSIFRIHTETGNIWTHLLGFVLFLCLGILTMLRPNMYFMAPLQEKVVFGMFFLGAVLCLSFSWLFHTVYCHSEKVSRTFSKLDYSGIALLIMGSFVPWLYYSFYCSPQPRLIYLSIVCVLGISAIIVAQWDRFATPKHRQTRAGVFLGLGLSGVVPTMHFTIAEGFVKATTVGQMGWFFLMAVMYITGAGLYAARIPERFFPGKFDIWFQSHQIFHVLVVAAAFVHFYGVSNLQEFRYGLEGGCTDDSLL; this is translated from the exons ATGAGCAGAACAGTTTTCATTCTTGCAA AAGTACAGGTCTGGTGTCTGTGCTTGGACCAGATGTCGTCCCGTAAAGGATCAGTAACCAGTCAAGGAAATGGACCTTCAAATAATGGCAGAGACAGGGAAGATGTGGAACTGGCTGAACTTGGACCCCTGTTagaggagaaaggagaccaaGTGGCAACTAATTCATGCAAT GCCCAAGACCAGCCATGtccagcaacccaagaggaggaagaggaggaggtgcggGTGCTGACTCTCCCTTTACAGGCACATCATGCtatggaaaaaatggaggaatTTGTATATAAG GTCTGGGAAGGTCGCTGGAGAGTTATCCCTTATGATGTGCTGCCGGACTGGCTGAAAGATAACGATTACCTGCTGCATGGGCATCGCCCCCCTATGCCGTCTTTCAGAGCCTGCTTCAAGAGCATCTTCCGCATACACACTGAAACAGGCAACATCTGGACACATTTATTAG GCTTCGTGTTATTTCTTTGCTTGGGAATTTTGACCATGCTTAGGCCAAATATGTACTTCATGGCCCCTCTTCAGGAAAAGGTGGTATTTGGAATGTTCTTCCTTGGAGCAGTGCTGTGTCTCAGCTTTTCTTGGCTTTTTCATACAGTCTACTGTCATTCCGAAAAGGTGTCGCGGACATTTTCCAA gTTGGATTATTCCGGAATCGCTCTGCTAATTATGGGGAGTTTTGTTCCATGGCTGTACTATTCTTTCTACTGCTCTCCACAGCCTCGACTTATCTACCTCTCCATTGTATGTGTGCTGGGTATCTCAGCAATCATTGTTGCACAGTGGGACAGATTTGCAACACCTAAGCACAGGCAAACAAGAGCAG GGGTGTTCTTGGGACTGGGACTGAGTGGTGTGGTCCCCACCATGCATTTCACCATAGCAGAAGGTTTTGTAAAAGCCACCACTGTGGGCCAGATGGGCTGGTTTTTTCTTATGGCCGTGATGTACATAACAGGAGCTGGGCTGTATGCTGCCCGAATTCCAGAGCGCTTCTTTCCTGGCAAGTTTGACATCTGG ttccagtctcatcagatctttcaTGTGCTTGTGGTGGCTGCAGCCTTTGTCCATTTCTATGGAGTCTCCAATTTGCAGGAATTCCGTTACGGACTTGAAGGAGGATGTACTGATGACTCTCTTCTCTGA
- the ADIPOR1 gene encoding adiponectin receptor protein 1 isoform X1 yields the protein MSRTVFILAMRIHKGAREVWCSAFAEVQVWCLCLDQMSSRKGSVTSQGNGPSNNGRDREDVELAELGPLLEEKGDQVATNSCNAQDQPCPATQEEEEEEVRVLTLPLQAHHAMEKMEEFVYKVWEGRWRVIPYDVLPDWLKDNDYLLHGHRPPMPSFRACFKSIFRIHTETGNIWTHLLGFVLFLCLGILTMLRPNMYFMAPLQEKVVFGMFFLGAVLCLSFSWLFHTVYCHSEKVSRTFSKLDYSGIALLIMGSFVPWLYYSFYCSPQPRLIYLSIVCVLGISAIIVAQWDRFATPKHRQTRAGVFLGLGLSGVVPTMHFTIAEGFVKATTVGQMGWFFLMAVMYITGAGLYAARIPERFFPGKFDIWFQSHQIFHVLVVAAAFVHFYGVSNLQEFRYGLEGGCTDDSLL from the exons ATGAGCAGAACAGTTTTCATTCTTGCAA TGAGAATTCATAAGGGTGCTAGAGAAGTCTGGTGTTCTGCTTTTGCAGAAGTACAGGTCTGGTGTCTGTGCTTGGACCAGATGTCGTCCCGTAAAGGATCAGTAACCAGTCAAGGAAATGGACCTTCAAATAATGGCAGAGACAGGGAAGATGTGGAACTGGCTGAACTTGGACCCCTGTTagaggagaaaggagaccaaGTGGCAACTAATTCATGCAAT GCCCAAGACCAGCCATGtccagcaacccaagaggaggaagaggaggaggtgcggGTGCTGACTCTCCCTTTACAGGCACATCATGCtatggaaaaaatggaggaatTTGTATATAAG GTCTGGGAAGGTCGCTGGAGAGTTATCCCTTATGATGTGCTGCCGGACTGGCTGAAAGATAACGATTACCTGCTGCATGGGCATCGCCCCCCTATGCCGTCTTTCAGAGCCTGCTTCAAGAGCATCTTCCGCATACACACTGAAACAGGCAACATCTGGACACATTTATTAG GCTTCGTGTTATTTCTTTGCTTGGGAATTTTGACCATGCTTAGGCCAAATATGTACTTCATGGCCCCTCTTCAGGAAAAGGTGGTATTTGGAATGTTCTTCCTTGGAGCAGTGCTGTGTCTCAGCTTTTCTTGGCTTTTTCATACAGTCTACTGTCATTCCGAAAAGGTGTCGCGGACATTTTCCAA gTTGGATTATTCCGGAATCGCTCTGCTAATTATGGGGAGTTTTGTTCCATGGCTGTACTATTCTTTCTACTGCTCTCCACAGCCTCGACTTATCTACCTCTCCATTGTATGTGTGCTGGGTATCTCAGCAATCATTGTTGCACAGTGGGACAGATTTGCAACACCTAAGCACAGGCAAACAAGAGCAG GGGTGTTCTTGGGACTGGGACTGAGTGGTGTGGTCCCCACCATGCATTTCACCATAGCAGAAGGTTTTGTAAAAGCCACCACTGTGGGCCAGATGGGCTGGTTTTTTCTTATGGCCGTGATGTACATAACAGGAGCTGGGCTGTATGCTGCCCGAATTCCAGAGCGCTTCTTTCCTGGCAAGTTTGACATCTGG ttccagtctcatcagatctttcaTGTGCTTGTGGTGGCTGCAGCCTTTGTCCATTTCTATGGAGTCTCCAATTTGCAGGAATTCCGTTACGGACTTGAAGGAGGATGTACTGATGACTCTCTTCTCTGA
- the ADIPOR1 gene encoding adiponectin receptor protein 1 isoform X3 has translation MSSRKGSVTSQGNGPSNNGRDREDVELAELGPLLEEKGDQVATNSCNAQDQPCPATQEEEEEEVRVLTLPLQAHHAMEKMEEFVYKVWEGRWRVIPYDVLPDWLKDNDYLLHGHRPPMPSFRACFKSIFRIHTETGNIWTHLLGFVLFLCLGILTMLRPNMYFMAPLQEKVVFGMFFLGAVLCLSFSWLFHTVYCHSEKVSRTFSKLDYSGIALLIMGSFVPWLYYSFYCSPQPRLIYLSIVCVLGISAIIVAQWDRFATPKHRQTRAGVFLGLGLSGVVPTMHFTIAEGFVKATTVGQMGWFFLMAVMYITGAGLYAARIPERFFPGKFDIWFQSHQIFHVLVVAAAFVHFYGVSNLQEFRYGLEGGCTDDSLL, from the exons ATGTCGTCCCGTAAAGGATCAGTAACCAGTCAAGGAAATGGACCTTCAAATAATGGCAGAGACAGGGAAGATGTGGAACTGGCTGAACTTGGACCCCTGTTagaggagaaaggagaccaaGTGGCAACTAATTCATGCAAT GCCCAAGACCAGCCATGtccagcaacccaagaggaggaagaggaggaggtgcggGTGCTGACTCTCCCTTTACAGGCACATCATGCtatggaaaaaatggaggaatTTGTATATAAG GTCTGGGAAGGTCGCTGGAGAGTTATCCCTTATGATGTGCTGCCGGACTGGCTGAAAGATAACGATTACCTGCTGCATGGGCATCGCCCCCCTATGCCGTCTTTCAGAGCCTGCTTCAAGAGCATCTTCCGCATACACACTGAAACAGGCAACATCTGGACACATTTATTAG GCTTCGTGTTATTTCTTTGCTTGGGAATTTTGACCATGCTTAGGCCAAATATGTACTTCATGGCCCCTCTTCAGGAAAAGGTGGTATTTGGAATGTTCTTCCTTGGAGCAGTGCTGTGTCTCAGCTTTTCTTGGCTTTTTCATACAGTCTACTGTCATTCCGAAAAGGTGTCGCGGACATTTTCCAA gTTGGATTATTCCGGAATCGCTCTGCTAATTATGGGGAGTTTTGTTCCATGGCTGTACTATTCTTTCTACTGCTCTCCACAGCCTCGACTTATCTACCTCTCCATTGTATGTGTGCTGGGTATCTCAGCAATCATTGTTGCACAGTGGGACAGATTTGCAACACCTAAGCACAGGCAAACAAGAGCAG GGGTGTTCTTGGGACTGGGACTGAGTGGTGTGGTCCCCACCATGCATTTCACCATAGCAGAAGGTTTTGTAAAAGCCACCACTGTGGGCCAGATGGGCTGGTTTTTTCTTATGGCCGTGATGTACATAACAGGAGCTGGGCTGTATGCTGCCCGAATTCCAGAGCGCTTCTTTCCTGGCAAGTTTGACATCTGG ttccagtctcatcagatctttcaTGTGCTTGTGGTGGCTGCAGCCTTTGTCCATTTCTATGGAGTCTCCAATTTGCAGGAATTCCGTTACGGACTTGAAGGAGGATGTACTGATGACTCTCTTCTCTGA